The Procambarus clarkii isolate CNS0578487 chromosome 66, FALCON_Pclarkii_2.0, whole genome shotgun sequence genome has a window encoding:
- the LOC138355200 gene encoding splicing factor 3A subunit 2-like: MPCFFSPIRLQELSRHGSAQSDLKIKSRFVSFYTPPLHPPADPEHPPADTENLPAETEHPPADTEHPPADTEHLPADILCLPADTEHPPADAEHPPADAEHPPADTEHPPADTEHPPADTEHPPADTEHLRAGTEYTPADTLHPPADTLQPPADTEYPSADTLHLPNRQATPASRHRTPASRHRTPASRHATPIYTRQSTPT; this comes from the coding sequence ATGCCTTGCTTTTTTTCACCAATCCGCCTCCAGGAGttgagtcggcatggaagtgcccaatcgGATCTGAAAATCAAATCACGATTTGTCTCATTCTACACTCCTCCGCTACATCCGCCAGCAGACCCAGAACATCCCCCAGCAGACACAGAAAATCTGCCAGCAGAAACAGAACACCCTCCAGCAGACACAGAACATCCGCCAGCAGACACagaacacctgccagcagacataCTATGCCTGCCAGCAGACACAGAACATCCGCCAGCAGACGCAGAACACCCACCAGCAGACGCAGaacacccaccagcagacacagaacacccgccagcagacacggaacacccgccagcagacacagaacacccgccagcagacacggaaCACCTGCGAGCAGGCACGGAAtacacgccagcagacacgctacacccgccagcagacacgctacagccGCCAGCAGACACGGAATACCcgtcagcagacacgctacacctgccaaaTAGAcaagctacacccgccagcagacacagaacacccgccagcagacacagaacacccgccagcagacatgcTACACCCATCTACACTCGCCAGTCGACACCCACCTGA